One part of the Candidatus Krumholzibacteriia bacterium genome encodes these proteins:
- a CDS encoding tetratricopeptide repeat protein, with protein sequence MLRPAVAALGFTALLLASWTVGVHADASNNAYSAEVDVRLSTVRNLITARDYAAAKTMAEEITATSPALPEGWMLLGYARSVTGEFDASNAAYDAALEHGADRREVMVAKAYNCRKLGDAASTRECYREIVNLDPENVDAWMQFAAFEASVENYDDAAECYATALSMDPNNIDIIEAVSRVEEKRGNTAEAVAWLESGLSLDPTNTRLLKRLVVISLNSQDYTRTVGYADRVLAIEPDDATVQRNRALALYQKGDKTEAIESFEKVAVLDGKMDNLYGPMADCYRAAGRDGDALRVINEGIEAGSQTAWLYSVWGKILEDQKRFDEAIDKFNRAVAANDQLWSDYARKQIARQNQLKKREAMIAAQNGM encoded by the coding sequence ATGCTGCGTCCGGCTGTTGCCGCCCTGGGATTTACCGCTCTTCTGCTCGCCTCGTGGACCGTCGGGGTCCACGCCGACGCGTCCAACAACGCCTACTCCGCCGAGGTGGATGTACGGCTCTCGACCGTCCGCAATCTGATTACCGCCAGGGACTACGCCGCCGCCAAGACGATGGCGGAGGAGATTACCGCCACCAGCCCGGCGCTGCCCGAGGGCTGGATGCTGCTCGGCTACGCGCGCAGCGTGACCGGCGAGTTCGACGCCTCCAACGCGGCCTACGACGCCGCGCTCGAGCACGGTGCCGACCGCCGCGAGGTCATGGTGGCCAAGGCCTACAACTGCCGCAAGCTCGGTGATGCGGCTTCGACGCGCGAGTGCTACCGCGAAATCGTGAATCTCGACCCGGAGAACGTGGACGCGTGGATGCAGTTCGCGGCCTTCGAGGCCAGCGTGGAGAACTACGACGACGCTGCCGAGTGCTACGCGACCGCGCTCAGCATGGACCCCAACAACATCGACATCATCGAGGCGGTTTCGCGCGTGGAAGAGAAGCGCGGCAACACGGCCGAGGCGGTCGCCTGGCTGGAATCGGGCCTGAGCCTGGATCCCACCAATACGCGCCTCCTGAAGCGCCTGGTGGTCATCAGCCTCAATTCCCAGGACTACACCCGCACGGTGGGCTATGCGGACCGCGTGCTCGCCATCGAGCCCGACGACGCCACGGTGCAGCGCAACCGCGCGCTCGCGCTCTACCAGAAGGGCGACAAGACGGAAGCGATCGAGTCGTTCGAGAAGGTGGCGGTGCTCGACGGCAAGATGGACAACCTGTACGGCCCGATGGCCGACTGCTACCGCGCGGCGGGCCGCGATGGTGACGCGCTGCGCGTGATCAACGAGGGAATCGAGGCGGGCAGTCAGACCGCGTGGCTCTACAGCGTGTGGGGCAAGATCCTCGAGGACCAGAAACGTTTCGACGAGGCCATCGACAAGTTCAACCGTGCGGTGGCGGCCAACGATCAGCTCTGGAGCGACTACGCGCGCAAGCAGATCGCCCGCCAGAACCAGCTCAAGAAGCGCGAGGCGATGATCGCCGCGCAGAACGGGATGTAG
- a CDS encoding 2-oxoacid:ferredoxin oxidoreductase subunit beta: MTQTIALKPKDYKNDVEPIWCPGCGDFGDLAAFTQALAAMQLDPKDIAIVSGIGCSGRFSHFIKSYAYHTAHGRALPTAIGVKAANPDLKVFVVGGDGDGLSIGGGHIPHAARRNPDITYMILDNAIYGLTKGQGSPTSPLNMVTPTTPFGLEDPPLDPLRMFLAYGVSFVARGFSSDVKGVARLIQAGAEHRGFALILLVSPCPTFNQIVTFDFMKSVVAPIPDDHDPTDLSAAFQLALSKEKFYTGVFYRNDGLATMDAKLEHQRRLTMDKQPRTLEALFAQF; the protein is encoded by the coding sequence ATGACCCAGACGATCGCGCTCAAGCCCAAGGACTACAAGAACGACGTCGAACCCATCTGGTGCCCGGGCTGCGGTGACTTCGGGGACCTGGCCGCGTTCACGCAGGCGCTCGCCGCCATGCAGCTCGACCCCAAGGACATCGCCATCGTTTCGGGTATCGGCTGCTCGGGTCGCTTCTCGCACTTCATCAAGAGCTACGCCTACCACACCGCCCACGGCCGCGCGCTTCCCACCGCGATCGGCGTCAAGGCCGCCAATCCGGACCTGAAGGTGTTCGTGGTGGGTGGCGACGGGGACGGGCTCTCCATCGGTGGCGGGCACATCCCGCACGCCGCGCGCCGCAACCCCGACATCACCTACATGATCCTGGACAACGCCATCTATGGACTCACCAAGGGGCAGGGCTCACCCACCTCGCCGCTCAACATGGTGACACCCACCACACCGTTCGGCCTCGAGGATCCGCCGCTGGACCCGTTGCGGATGTTCCTTGCCTACGGGGTCAGTTTCGTGGCGCGTGGCTTCTCCTCGGACGTCAAGGGTGTGGCCAGGCTCATCCAGGCGGGGGCGGAGCACCGCGGCTTCGCGCTCATCCTGCTGGTATCCCCGTGCCCGACCTTCAATCAGATCGTGACCTTCGATTTCATGAAGAGCGTGGTCGCGCCCATTCCCGATGATCACGACCCCACGGATCTGAGCGCCGCCTTCCAGCTGGCGTTGAGCAAGGAGAAGTTCTACACCGGCGTCTTCTACCGCAACGACGGACTGGCCACCATGGACGCCAAGCTGGAGCACCAGCGCCGGCTCACGATGGACAAGCAGCCCCGGACGCTCGAGGCGCTGTTCGCCCAGTTCTAG